Proteins from a single region of Macrotis lagotis isolate mMagLag1 chromosome 2, bilby.v1.9.chrom.fasta, whole genome shotgun sequence:
- the LOC141514715 gene encoding TBC1 domain family member 15-like isoform X1: MYPGNWPSLALQFFLYCLQAFGEWLEVFIQLAILKIQRILGLAPCARVLRLLLPWLSSYLRSIITVDLKPKSPEKGSKEPQKGHPKTRILKTTDPSKNSPCNCVESLPLPSDSLEGLFDHVGRLDVPRLRRMVYQKGPKAEERKLVWKFLFGVYPPSSTAEERQVLDTKLEAHYHGMKWAWRDQYPNVIRLRVPADEEFSMAIDKYEVLQAQIRKKASPLEKLAERSLRYHIFNDQLFRKAQKYIDADVPRTDRHRSYFQKEGLVRLLSVREILITYAAFHQDLGYCQGMNDFVSRFVETLDSEVDAFWCFVGFMRWAGMNFTADGIKRKIHVSEELLRYVDPELSSHIERVSKEKLLFCLRWLLLCFQRDLQHQDALRVLEIRGLEGAKDNSPDWQHSGIKDVEVNGCCAPRKDLTFDVLLCVAILVQNRDQLLSFHHANDFFLFSQRLQGKLKLNTLQGEEKELPRSELPYLGS; encoded by the exons ATGTACCCAGGGAACTGGCCATCTCTGGCCCTCCAGTTCTTCCTGTACTGTTTGCAGGCCTTTGG GGAGTGGCTAGAGGTTTTCATCCAATTGGCCATCTTGAAAATCCAGAGAATCCTAGGCCTGGCTCCATGTGCAAGAGTGCTCCGCCTGTTGCTCCCATGGCTGAGCTCCTACCTAAG AAGCATCATCACAGTGGATCTCAAACCAAAGTCCCCAGAGAAAGGGAGCAAGGAACCGCAGAAGGGCCATCCTAAGACCAGGATCCTCAAGACCACAGACCCCTCCAAGAACAGCCCCTGTAACTGTGTAGAGAGTCTGCCCCTGCCATCTGACTCCCTGGAGGGCCTCTTTGATCATGTGGGACGCTTAGATGTCCCTCGACTTCGGAGGATGGTCTACCAGAAAG GTCCAAAGGCTGAGGAGCGGAAGCTGGTATGGAAGTTTCTGTTTGGTGTGTACCCACCCAGCTCCACAGCTGAGGAGCGACAGGTATTAGATACTAAGCTGGAAGCCCATTACCATGGCATGAAGTGGGCCTGGAGAGATCAATATCCTAATGTCATCCGCCTCAGGGTGCCTGCAGATG AGGAATTTTCCATGGCCATCGACAAGTATGAAGTGTTACAGgcacagataagaaaaaaagcatCTCCTCTGGAAAAGTTGGCTGAG AGGAGTCTTCGGTACCATATCTTCAATGACCAGCTCTTCAGGAAGGCCCAGAAATACATAGATGCTGATGTCCCCCGAACTGACCGACACCGTTCTTACTTCCA GAAGGAGGGTTTGGTCAGGTTGCTCTCTGTCCGGGAGATACTCATCACCTATGCTGCCTTTCATCAAG ACTTGGGTTACTGCCAGGGCATGAATGATTTTGTGAGCCGATTTGTGGAGACCCTGGACTCGGAGGTTGATGCATTTTGGTGCTTTGTGGGCTTCATGCGCTGGGCAGGAATGAACTTCACAGCTGACGGCATTAAAAGAAAGATCC ATGTCTCTGAAGAACTGCTAAGATACGTCGATCCAGAACTCTCTAGTCATATTGAGAGGGTCTCCAAGGAAAAGCTGCTCTTCTGTCTTCG CTGGTTGCTGCTGTGTTTCCAGAGAGACTTGCAGCATCAAGATGCCCTTCGAGTACTGGAGATTAGAGGGTTGGAGGGTGCCAAGGACAACTCCCCTGACTGGCAGCATTCAGGGATCAAGGATG TGGAGGTCAATGGATGCTGTGCTCCCCGAAAAGACCTGACCTTTGATGTCCTGTTGTGTGTGGCCATACTGGTGCAAAACCGAGATCAGCTGCTATCATTCCATCATGCCAatgacttctttctcttctcccagaG GCTCCAGGGAAAGTTGAAACTGAACACTCttcagggagaagaaaaggagttgCCAAGGTCGGAGCTACCTTACCTGGGGTCCTAA
- the LOC141514715 gene encoding TBC1 domain family member 15-like isoform X2 has protein sequence MYPGNWPSLALQFFLYCLQAFGEWLEVFIQLAILKIQRILGLAPCARVLRLLLPWLSSYLRSIITVDLKPKSPEKGSKEPQKGHPKTRILKTTDPSKNSPCNCVESLPLPSDSLEGLFDHVGRLDVPRLRRMVYQKGPKAEERKLVWKFLFGVYPPSSTAEERQVLDTKLEAHYHGMKWAWRDQYPNVIRLRVPADEEFSMAIDKYEVLQAQIRKKASPLEKLAERSLRYHIFNDQLFRKAQKYIDADVPRTDRHRSYFQKEGLVRLLSVREILITYAAFHQDLGYCQGMNDFVSRFVETLDSEVDAFWCFVGFMRWAGMNFTADGIKRKIHVSEELLRYVDPELSSHIERVSKEKLLFCLRWLLLCFQRDLQHQDALRVLEIRGLEGAKDNSPDWQHSGIKDGSRES, from the exons ATGTACCCAGGGAACTGGCCATCTCTGGCCCTCCAGTTCTTCCTGTACTGTTTGCAGGCCTTTGG GGAGTGGCTAGAGGTTTTCATCCAATTGGCCATCTTGAAAATCCAGAGAATCCTAGGCCTGGCTCCATGTGCAAGAGTGCTCCGCCTGTTGCTCCCATGGCTGAGCTCCTACCTAAG AAGCATCATCACAGTGGATCTCAAACCAAAGTCCCCAGAGAAAGGGAGCAAGGAACCGCAGAAGGGCCATCCTAAGACCAGGATCCTCAAGACCACAGACCCCTCCAAGAACAGCCCCTGTAACTGTGTAGAGAGTCTGCCCCTGCCATCTGACTCCCTGGAGGGCCTCTTTGATCATGTGGGACGCTTAGATGTCCCTCGACTTCGGAGGATGGTCTACCAGAAAG GTCCAAAGGCTGAGGAGCGGAAGCTGGTATGGAAGTTTCTGTTTGGTGTGTACCCACCCAGCTCCACAGCTGAGGAGCGACAGGTATTAGATACTAAGCTGGAAGCCCATTACCATGGCATGAAGTGGGCCTGGAGAGATCAATATCCTAATGTCATCCGCCTCAGGGTGCCTGCAGATG AGGAATTTTCCATGGCCATCGACAAGTATGAAGTGTTACAGgcacagataagaaaaaaagcatCTCCTCTGGAAAAGTTGGCTGAG AGGAGTCTTCGGTACCATATCTTCAATGACCAGCTCTTCAGGAAGGCCCAGAAATACATAGATGCTGATGTCCCCCGAACTGACCGACACCGTTCTTACTTCCA GAAGGAGGGTTTGGTCAGGTTGCTCTCTGTCCGGGAGATACTCATCACCTATGCTGCCTTTCATCAAG ACTTGGGTTACTGCCAGGGCATGAATGATTTTGTGAGCCGATTTGTGGAGACCCTGGACTCGGAGGTTGATGCATTTTGGTGCTTTGTGGGCTTCATGCGCTGGGCAGGAATGAACTTCACAGCTGACGGCATTAAAAGAAAGATCC ATGTCTCTGAAGAACTGCTAAGATACGTCGATCCAGAACTCTCTAGTCATATTGAGAGGGTCTCCAAGGAAAAGCTGCTCTTCTGTCTTCG CTGGTTGCTGCTGTGTTTCCAGAGAGACTTGCAGCATCAAGATGCCCTTCGAGTACTGGAGATTAGAGGGTTGGAGGGTGCCAAGGACAACTCCCCTGACTGGCAGCATTCAGGGATCAAGGATG GCTCCAGGGAAAGTTGA